A window of the Streptomyces finlayi genome harbors these coding sequences:
- a CDS encoding TetR/AcrR family transcriptional regulator yields MPRQSDTRARARDEFARRLADYGYLGVSLDDIAKAVDVKKASLYHHFPGGKPALFMEVADHYTKEASALLQSALATPGTLRDKLLALAASYARGTYNSALSNQIYYATRHLEEDQRAEVSHAYVRGLIQPVTDLMVQAVATGELREADPGFLATAFMELAATVHPPQDDCTPATTDRLAQDVVDLFLRGAGPDTP; encoded by the coding sequence ATGCCCCGCCAGAGCGACACCCGCGCCCGTGCCCGCGACGAGTTCGCCCGCCGACTCGCCGACTACGGCTACCTCGGCGTCTCCCTCGACGACATCGCCAAAGCCGTCGACGTGAAGAAGGCCAGCCTCTACCACCACTTCCCCGGCGGAAAACCCGCCCTGTTCATGGAGGTGGCCGACCACTACACCAAGGAAGCCTCGGCCCTCCTCCAGAGCGCACTCGCCACCCCCGGCACCCTGCGCGACAAGCTCCTCGCCCTCGCCGCCTCCTACGCCCGGGGCACCTACAACTCCGCGCTCAGCAACCAGATCTACTACGCGACCCGCCACCTCGAAGAGGACCAGCGCGCCGAGGTCTCCCACGCCTACGTGCGCGGCCTCATCCAGCCCGTCACCGACCTCATGGTCCAGGCGGTGGCCACGGGCGAACTGCGCGAAGCCGACCCGGGCTTCCTCGCCACCGCCTTCATGGAGCTCGCCGCCACCGTCCACCCCCCACAGGACGACTGCACCCCGGCCACCACCGACCGCCTGGCCCAGGACGTCGTCGACCTCTTTCTGCGCGGAGCCGGCCCGGACACCCCCTGA
- a CDS encoding NADPH-dependent F420 reductase, whose amino-acid sequence MSSISIIGTGNMARTIGARATAGGNTVEVMGRDQSKAAGLAKALGDGATTGEWGTAPAGDIVIVALLHSGVMPAVTQYGDALANKVIVDISNPFNSTFDGLAHREETSIAQEVAKAAPAGASVVKAFNTVFRHVLEKGRPDVFIAGDNAQAKASVEAFVESLGLRPLDVGGLKMAHWLEGAGVVTVGLANHGVGNLDFALSITELPL is encoded by the coding sequence GCCACAGCGGGCGGCAACACCGTCGAGGTCATGGGCCGCGATCAGTCCAAGGCCGCCGGCCTGGCCAAGGCGCTCGGCGACGGCGCCACGACCGGAGAATGGGGCACCGCCCCGGCCGGGGACATCGTCATCGTGGCCCTGTTGCACAGCGGGGTCATGCCGGCCGTCACCCAGTACGGAGACGCTCTCGCGAACAAGGTCATCGTCGACATCAGCAATCCCTTCAACTCCACGTTCGACGGGCTGGCCCACCGGGAGGAGACCTCGATCGCGCAGGAAGTCGCCAAAGCGGCCCCGGCCGGCGCCAGCGTGGTGAAGGCGTTCAACACCGTCTTCCGCCATGTCCTGGAGAAGGGGCGGCCCGACGTCTTCATCGCCGGCGACAATGCGCAGGCCAAGGCAAGTGTGGAGGCGTTCGTCGAGAGCCTCGGGCTGCGCCCGCTGGACGTCGGCGGCCTGAAAATGGCGCACTGGCTGGAAGGAGCGGGGGTGGTCACGGTAGGCCTCGCCAACCACGGGGTGGGAAACCTGGACTTCGCCCTCAGCATCACCGAACTTCCCCTCTGA
- a CDS encoding ABC transporter permease translates to MTLVFFPLSFFTATFVPRDQLGGWMAHAADINPLTPPLEAMRSLLTAPWNEQNLLPGALVALAILVAGAAAAHLTLTRRTRTGV, encoded by the coding sequence GTGACCCTCGTCTTCTTCCCACTCTCCTTCTTCACCGCCACCTTCGTCCCGCGTGACCAGCTCGGCGGCTGGATGGCCCACGCCGCCGACATCAACCCGCTCACCCCGCCGCTGGAAGCCATGCGCAGCCTGCTCACCGCACCCTGGAACGAGCAGAACCTGCTGCCGGGCGCCCTCGTCGCTCTCGCCATCCTGGTGGCGGGCGCCGCCGCGGCCCACCTCACCCTGACCCGCCGTACCCGTACAGGAGTCTGA